Proteins from a genomic interval of Pseudomonas paeninsulae:
- a CDS encoding PA4570 family protein: MTYLIDAWLDRPQPYLRILNRNTGEVCAVLEEQALDELRDQGDLDLHELNSSEPLVLKELVRSLFLYCYARALRP, from the coding sequence ATGACCTACTTGATCGATGCCTGGCTGGACCGACCACAGCCTTACCTGCGCATTCTCAATCGCAACACCGGGGAAGTCTGCGCGGTACTGGAAGAACAAGCACTGGATGAACTGCGCGATCAGGGCGATCTGGATTTGCATGAGCTGAATTCGAGCGAGCCGCTGGTGCTCAAGGAATTGGTCCGCAGCCTGTTTCTGTACTGCTATGCACGGGCTTTGCGCCCGTGA